GTTACAGGTTGCGAAGGCTGCGGTTGTGGCTTCGGGTACAGCTACCCTGGAAACTGCTTTATTTCATGTTCCACAGGTAGTGGTTTACCGTGGGGGAGCAATCTCTGTGGCCATTGCCAGGATGCTGGTCAAAATAAAGTTCATCTCGCTGGTCAACCTGATCATGGACCGAAAGGTGGTTACAGAATTGATTCAGGAAGATTGTAATGCCTCACAGATTACCGCAGAGCTGAAAAACCTTCTGGAAGGAGAGGGACGCAAAAAAATGTTAGCGGATTATGCCGAACTATCTGGTAAAATGGGAAGCGCAGGCGCTTCAGAAAGAACAGCAAAACTGATCATTAATTTTCTTAAAGGCTTTAAATCCAATAAAAGCCCGAATCACATTTAGTTTGAGATATTTATTTGAAATTTAGGATTTATTCTTTATCATTGATTTAGTAAAACGTATTAGTTTCGAGCCTGATCATTTACTGCAACCATTAACTAACCTAAATTTAACCAAATATGAATGTCTTTAATTTTCTGATGAATTATCACATAGCTATTTTATAAAACGTATTAGCGTTTAATTTTCAATGATTTAGGTCCTCTGCTGTGCAAAGGAACGACAGAACTATGAGCACATGGATTCTGCTAAAACACTTTTTTTAAAGATTGATAAAACGTATTACCCCATATCGATAGCCAACCAGAGTATTCACCCTAACTAAAGCCTATGACCAGATAAGCCAACCCAGCAAAGATACTAAATTGTTAAAACGGTTTAGTGTTATCCAATATTGATTTCCGCTTCAGCATCCTCAATCAAGAACCATTGATGCTGCGGTAGATTGGCATGCTTAAATGCCCAAAAATTAGTTTACTAACCTAAATACAACAAAATGAAAATTAAACACTTAGTTCTGGCAGGGCTCCCTATGCTCTGTCTAACGGGAATCCAGGCTTACGCCACGACATCAGAGCGGAATATTCCCGGTGTTAATTCCCATGCTTCTTTTTTCTTTCAGGGGGGATCACAAAAAATAATTGTTACAGGAACAGTCCTGGATGAAAAATCACAGCCAGTACCGGGTGTGGGAATAAAAGCACTAAAAACAAATAAATCAACAGTAACAGATGCAGCGGGTAGATTCAGTATAGAAGTAGAAAGTGCTGCTGAACAGCTTTCTTTCAGTTATATCGGTTATACCACACAAACACGTGCTGCAGGATCAGGAACCACTCCTTTGAGCATTAAGCTTGTCCCTGCAGAAGGGGTAAACCTGGATGATGTAGTCGTGGTAGGTTACGGAACAAGAAAAAAATCTGATGTAACCGGAGCAGTAGGATCTGTAAAAGAAGAACAACTTAAGGAGCGCCCGGCAGCTTCTTTAAACCAAGCCTTATCGGGACGTATCTCAGGGGTACAGGTGAATTCCAACTCTGGTCGCCCGGGTGGTCAGACCAATATCAGAATCCGCGGTTTCAGTTCCATCAAAACCACCAATAACCCTTTGTATGTAATTGATGGGGTAATCCTGCCTGTTGGGTCACAAACGCAAAACAGTAATGCGATTGATTTCTTAAACCCAGGTGATATTGCTTCGGTGGAGGTGCTCAAAGATGCCTCTTCTGTAGCCATCTATGGTGCAAGGGGGGCAAACGGGGTAATCCTCGTAACCACCAAAAAAGGTTCCAGCACTGGTGGCAAGATCAGCTATGATGTTGATTTTAGCGTACCTACAATCGGGCCAAAAAGAGTGGAAATGCTCAACGCAAAGGAATTTATTGAGGTAGAAAACCTGGCTTTTGAAAATGCTAAAATCTACGATCCTGAAGGATTTGCTTCTGGAAAGTATGTAGATCCAAGAATCAAAAGAAAAACGTTGCCTTTATTGTTCGATTCTAATGGAAATCCTTTATATGATACAGACTGGTTCAAAGAGGCCACTCAGAATAAGCTTTCTCAAAATCATCAGCTGGGCTTTACCGGTGGTAATACAGAAACTACTTATGGTTTATTCTTAAACTACAGAGATGACAACGGACTATTAAAAAATTCTTATCTGAAACGTTATTCCGGAAGGTTCACCATGGACAGCCAGATTAAAAAATGGATGAAGGTAGGAGGAAGTTTAAGCTATACCAATCAATCCGAAAATCTGGTAGATATTGGTACGGGAGGATTAAACTCGGTAAGGATGATCACAGAGAGTTTTCCTTTTTTACCGGTCAAATATCCTGATGGAACCTGGGCAGATAATCAGAATTATCCCGGTGCAGAGGGAGGATCAAACCCTGTTCATATCCTGACAGATCGTAAATACATCTTACAAACACAGAATACACTGGGAAATGCATATGCGAATATTAATCTTGCTGAAGGCTTAGAATTCCGTAGTGTTTTGGGCGCAAACATTGTTACCCGCGGGCGTTCTGAATACAATGGACGTGGCTTGTATGGAATCTCTTTTGACCAGAAAGGATCCGCTACTTTAGACAATAACAGAGAAACCTATTGGTCATTTGAGAATTATCTGACTTATAACAAACGTTTTGGCGAAGACCATGCCATCACCGGATTATTGGGTTTGTCCTGGCAGGAAACAAATATCTTTGGTTTTGCGGTAGGAGGTGAAAACTTCTCTACAGATTACCTGCAGTATAACAACTTTGGAGCAGCGAGTAAGCCACTTCCAGGAAGTTCAAGAGCAGAACGCTTTGGATTTAACTCTTATTTTGGGCGTTTAAATTATAGCTTTAAAGATAAATACCTGTTTACAGCTACAGGTCGTATGGATGGTTCATCCAAATTCGGATCAAATAATAAATATTCTTTCTTCCCATCAGCTGCAGTAGCGTGGAAAGTTTCAGAAGAAGATTTTATCAAAGGAAGTCCGGTTATTTCTAACCTGAAGCTACGTGCGAGTTATGGTTTAACCGGTAACTCCGAAATTCCGAGTTATTCTTCTTTAGGCGTATTGGGAACTGGTTTTGCCGGCATCTTTAACAATACCCGTTTTGGTGGTGTAGGAACCAACCGTCTTGCTAATCCAAACCTGAAGTGGGAAAAAACAGGGCAATCCGATATCGGTGTGGAATTGGGATTATTCAATAACCGAATCAATATTGAAGCGGATGTATACTACCGTAAAACTACCGATATGCTGTTAGATGCGCCAGTACCACTTACCAGTGGATATAGCTTCATCACCAGAAATATTGGAAGTATGGAAAACAAAGGTTTGGAATTCGCCATTAATACGGTTAATATCAGCACAGAAGATTTTACCTGGAATACCGCATTTAATATTTCCATGAATAGAAATAAAGTGCTTTCCCTTGCTACTCCTGCAGATATTTTTGGCGTTGGAAATCCTGGATTCACCAATGAAACCGGAATCATCCGTGTTGGTGAAGCAGTAGGTTCATTCTGGGGATTAACCCGTTTAGGCACCTGGAGTGAAAGTGAACGGGCTGAAGCTGCAAAATACAACTACAGAGGAAAAACGATATTACCGGGAGACGTTAAATATCTGGATGTGAACGGTGACTATCAGATTAATGATGCGGATCGTATGATTATCGGTAATGGAAGTCCGAAAGCATGGGGATCATTCTCAAATACTTTTAAGTATAAAAACGTGGACCTGACGGTCGAAATTCAATATTCGGCAGGTAATGATGTACTCAATATGACCAAACACTCTGCCGAAGATCGTGTTGGTTTGGCTAATAGTTACAGCTCCGTGCTAAACGCATGGACGCCTCAAAACCAGAATACCCCTATTGCGGCAATCCGTGATACCAGAGCAGGTTATGTAACCAACGTGGATACCCGTTGGGTAGAAGATGGTTCATTCATTCGTGGAAGGAATTTGTTATTGGGATACAATTTCCCTGAAAGCGTTACCAAGAAATTAAAATTAAACAGACTGAGAATTTATACCAGTGTGCAAAATTTCTTCCTGGCGACCAAATTCTCTGGAAATGACCCGGAGGTAACTACTTATTCCAATGCATTTGCACAAGGTCAGACCTTCTTCGATTATCCTAAGCCAACAACATATATGGTCGGCTTAAATGTTGGTTTATAGTTTTGACAGTTGTCTATTTTAATTAAATATATCATGAAATTAAATATAAAATACACAGGTAAAATCCTTCTTATTGCGCTGGTCGTACTTGGAACAGGATGTAAAAAATTCCTTGAGGAAAATGATCCATCAAATTTAACTCCCGAAACTTATTATACCATTCCTGAACATGGAGAGGCTGGTATTGCTGCGGCTTATGCCCAAACCCGCTTTATCGGAAATGGAGCTGGTATTTTTGTGGCCAATTTCTCCATGCTGGAGATGGTTACCGGAACGGCAAGAACAGAAACCGGACAGAATTCGGATCTGAACAACCTCGTAGGCTTGTCTTTTAATGGAGAAAACTTATTGGTGAGAAACTGGTGGGCAGGTTTATACAATGTAATCGCGCAAACCAATCTGGTGATTGAGAAAGTTCCG
This region of Pedobacter steynii genomic DNA includes:
- a CDS encoding SusC/RagA family TonB-linked outer membrane protein, with amino-acid sequence MKIKHLVLAGLPMLCLTGIQAYATTSERNIPGVNSHASFFFQGGSQKIIVTGTVLDEKSQPVPGVGIKALKTNKSTVTDAAGRFSIEVESAAEQLSFSYIGYTTQTRAAGSGTTPLSIKLVPAEGVNLDDVVVVGYGTRKKSDVTGAVGSVKEEQLKERPAASLNQALSGRISGVQVNSNSGRPGGQTNIRIRGFSSIKTTNNPLYVIDGVILPVGSQTQNSNAIDFLNPGDIASVEVLKDASSVAIYGARGANGVILVTTKKGSSTGGKISYDVDFSVPTIGPKRVEMLNAKEFIEVENLAFENAKIYDPEGFASGKYVDPRIKRKTLPLLFDSNGNPLYDTDWFKEATQNKLSQNHQLGFTGGNTETTYGLFLNYRDDNGLLKNSYLKRYSGRFTMDSQIKKWMKVGGSLSYTNQSENLVDIGTGGLNSVRMITESFPFLPVKYPDGTWADNQNYPGAEGGSNPVHILTDRKYILQTQNTLGNAYANINLAEGLEFRSVLGANIVTRGRSEYNGRGLYGISFDQKGSATLDNNRETYWSFENYLTYNKRFGEDHAITGLLGLSWQETNIFGFAVGGENFSTDYLQYNNFGAASKPLPGSSRAERFGFNSYFGRLNYSFKDKYLFTATGRMDGSSKFGSNNKYSFFPSAAVAWKVSEEDFIKGSPVISNLKLRASYGLTGNSEIPSYSSLGVLGTGFAGIFNNTRFGGVGTNRLANPNLKWEKTGQSDIGVELGLFNNRINIEADVYYRKTTDMLLDAPVPLTSGYSFITRNIGSMENKGLEFAINTVNISTEDFTWNTAFNISMNRNKVLSLATPADIFGVGNPGFTNETGIIRVGEAVGSFWGLTRLGTWSESERAEAAKYNYRGKTILPGDVKYLDVNGDYQINDADRMIIGNGSPKAWGSFSNTFKYKNVDLTVEIQYSAGNDVLNMTKHSAEDRVGLANSYSSVLNAWTPQNQNTPIAAIRDTRAGYVTNVDTRWVEDGSFIRGRNLLLGYNFPESVTKKLKLNRLRIYTSVQNFFLATKFSGNDPEVTTYSNAFAQGQTFFDYPKPTTYMVGLNVGL